The Hoplias malabaricus isolate fHopMal1 chromosome 9, fHopMal1.hap1, whole genome shotgun sequence genome contains a region encoding:
- the LOC136707021 gene encoding coagulation factor XIII A chain-like — protein MEDQVTPEPTGTPAAPAAPAAPAVRPKRVSYRGRSVAPAASSNMDDGEVPQFEPFMLLPRGPPPLNEYLDITSVDLLKEPHDVNKQRHHTHLYSSDSLIVRRAQEFQIKIEFNRPYNPKEDKFAVEFVIGASPQYSKGTYIPVFPTEERQSIWRGQVLESVGNVVTMGITTASDCIVGKYGLYVAVITKYGIRRTTRDPTRDLYIIFNPWSPGDSVFLDDEEQRYEYVMNELGIIYHGAYEDIAERAWNYGQFEYGILDACLFIMDKADMPLTSRGDPIKISRKASAMMNSRDDEGVLVGNWSGDYMYGVAPTSWTGSAEILLDYSGSRGTPVCYAQCWVYAAVFNTLLRCLGIPSRVVTNYFSAHDNDGNLKMDIILDENGKVDRSRTRDSIWNYHCWTECYMARPDLPEGFGGWQVVDATPQETSDGMYRCGPASVTAIKHGQVCYPFDAPFVFAEVNSDVVFYRRSKEGTLQPARVNTSHVGRLVLTKAVLHEGRSDITDKYKFPEGSAEERRVLEKAEEFGCQREKVSVPEGDVAVEIPAMEVQLGDDFELVLEFINHSSQQRTVEIYISGSVVFYTGVHSAEVILQTPTVKLQPQQSKKEKVLVRSKDYQKKLVEQGSLHFIATGKVKETGKIITAMRLVKIHSPKLSVKVAGSPRVSEEMYVTVEFTNPFKFSLENVYVRLEGPGIMPVNSKHYSVIGPGSSITWTERFSPRRAGTTKLMASLDCTALRQVYGEIDVNIVQ, from the exons ATGGAAGACCAGGTGACACCTGAGCCTACTGGGACCCCAGCAGCCCCTGCAGCCCCTGCAGCCCCTGCTGTACGCCCCAAAAGAGTGTCCTACCGCGGACGCAGTGTGGCTCCTGCAGCCAGTTCCAACATGGATGATGGAGAAGTCCCTCAGTTTGAGCCCTTCATGCTCCTGCCCAGAGGCCCTCCACCTCTTAATG AGTACCTGGATATCACTTCTGTTGACCTACTCAAGGAGCCCCATGATGTGAACAAGCAGAGGCACCATACTCACCTTTACTCCAGTGACAGTCTGATTGTGCGCAGAGCTCAGGAGTTCCAGATCAAGATCGAGTTTAACCGTCCCTACAACCCTAAAGAGGACAAGTTTGCGGTTGAGTTTGTcatag GTGCCAGCCCCCAGTATAGTAAGGGCACCTACATCCCAGTGTTCCCTACTGAGGAGCGGCAGAGCATATGGCGTGGTCAGGTGCTGGAAAGTGTTGGCAATGTGGTCACTATGGGCATCACCACTGCCTCTGACTGCATTGTGGGAAAATATGGGCTGTATGTTGCTGTAATCACTAAATACGGCATCCGAAGGACAACGAGGGACCCCACACGGGACCTTTACATCATCTTCAACCCCTGGTCACCAG GTGATTCAGTGTTTCTTGATGATGAAGAACAGAGGTATGAATATGTGATGAATGAGCTGGGAATCATCTATCATGGCGCATATGAAGACATAGCGGAACGTGCCTGGAACTATGGACAA TTCGAGTACGGTATTCTGGACGCCTGTCTGTTTATCATGGATAAAGCTGATATGCCTCTCACCAGTCGTGGAGATCCCATCAAGATCAGCAGGAAGGCGTCTGCCATG ATGAACTCCCGTGATGATGAAGGCGTTCTGGTGGGGAACTGGAGTGGTGATTACATGTATGGAGTGGCCCCAACCTCGTGGACGGGGAGTGCTGAGATTCTGCTGGACTACTCTGGCAGCAGAGGAACACCTGTGTGTTACGCACAGTGCTGGGTCTATGCAGCTGTATTTAACACCC TCTTGCGCTGTCTGGGGATCCCCAGCAGAGTTGTAACCAACTACTTTTCTGCTCATGACAACGATGGGAACCTGAAGATGGACATTATACTGGACGAAAATGGAAAGGTGGACAGGAGCCGCACCCGAGACTCCATCTG GAACTATCACTGCTGGACCGAGTGCTACATGGCCAGGCCGGACCTGCCTGAAGGCTTTGGGGGGTGGCAGGTTGTGGATGCTACTCCTCAGGAGACAAGTGATG GTATGTACAGGTGTGGACCTGCATCTGTGACTGCTATCAAACACGGCCAAGTCTGCTATCCCTTTGATGCCCCCTTTGTGTTTGCTGAG GTGAACAGTGATGTGGTGTTCTACCGCAGGAGCAAAGAGGGCACGCTGCAGCCGGCCAGGGTCAATACCAGCCATGTGGGTCGCCTGGTACTAACCAAAGCAGTGCTTCATGAAGGACGTAGCGACATCACTGACAAGTACAAGTTCCCTGAGG GCTCCGCAGAGGAGCGCAGGGTTTTGGAGAAGGCAGAAGAGTTTGGCTGTCAACGGGAGAAGGTGTCTGTTCCTGAGGGAGATGTTGCTGTGGAGATTCCAGCAATGGAGGTGCAGTTGGGGGACGATTTTGAGCTGGTGCTGGAGTTTATTAACCATAGTAGCCAGCAGCGCACTGTGGAAATTTATATCAGTGGCAGCGTGGTCTTTTACACTGGAGTGCACAGTGCCGAGGTCATTCTCCAAACTCCCACTGTAAAACTGCAGCCACAACAAA GTAAGAAGGAGAAGGTGTTGGTACGCAGTAAGGATTATCAGAAGAAGCTGGTGGAGCAGGGGAGCCTGCATTTCATTGCTACAGGGAAAGTCAAGGAGACCGGAAAGATCATAACCGCCATGAGGCTTGTCAAAATACACTCCCCCAAGCTCTCCGTGAAG gTGGCTGGCTCTCcgagagtgagtgaggagaTGTATGTGACAGTGGAGTTCACCAACCCCTTTAAGTTCAGTCTGGAAAATGTGTACGTTCGCCTGGAGGGGCCTGGGATCATGCCAGTAAATTCCAAGCATTACAG TGTAATTGGCCCAGGGAGCTCTATAACATGGACGGAGCGATTCAGTCCTCGGAGGGCAGGAACCACCAAGCTGATGGCCAGCCTGGACTGTACTGCTCTAAGGCAGGTGTATGGGGAGATAGACGTCAATATAGTACAATAA